TGTTGTAATTCTGTTTCTCCAGCATATTCAACTGGTTGATTGCTTCCAGATATTCGCCCTGGCTCTTCAGAAACATGGCATCCTGGAACTCTTTATCCCTGCTTGTGTACCACTGCTTTTCATTCCAGAGTTGCTGCCATCCGGGTAAGCCCTCCAGCGTGGACAGGTCCTCATCCAGCAGGATATCCGATTCACTTTTTTTATAGCGGGAAGAGAGATGAATGCGAAGGTACTTCAGGGCCTGCTGGGGATGGTTCAGCTTGATCTCACTTTTCGCCAGGTAAAAACTACCCATGCCCTTCCTTCGTTTTTCAGCTTCATAAAAGGCATCCCGGGCTGCCGGATAATTTTTCACTGCAAAAAAGGCGATTCCCAGCTGGTAATAAATCTCGGTCTGGCCGGGGTCTTGTTGCAGGGCCTGCTCCAGATGAAACAGGGCGGAATCATATAATTCGCCCTCCATGCATGCGCGTCCCGACAGGTAAGGATCGTACTGTCCGAATCCCATGACCGTCACACAGAGCAGCAGGGCGGGAAGTGTGCCCAGGCGCATAACATGCTTATTTGGTTTCAATAAATACCTCATTGGCGTCGCCTGAATAAACATAGATAAATCCGGTAAGCGCATATACCTCTATACCGGTAAGCCGGTACTCGTATACATCGCAAATATAGTAGTAAACCCCCGGGGAGACCAGCTGATCCGTGTTATTGATCTTGCCATCCCAGTTGATGTCCTTGTCTTCGGTATAAAACACCTGGATTCCCCAGCGGTTAAAGATGGTCATTTCCACCTTTTCCACATAGGAGGTTCTCTGAGGCCTGTATAAATCATTGATTCCATCTCCGTTGGGTGAAAAAACATTGGGCAGAACATAATTGGAACACTCGTCCAGGCAAAGACTTGTGGAGAGCACCGATTCATTCTGGAAGGAGTCGATGGCTGTTACATTATAGCAGCCCGAAAGTGCAATTTCGGGGTAGTGCTTGTACACGGTGTCGTTACGATCATCGAATTCAGCAATCATGCGGGGAGCTTCGTCGAAGGTGGCCCTGTAATAGAGCCGGTAGCCCACCACATCCTCTGCACAGGAAGGATCGGTAAAAAACCAGGAGAGGTGGTTATATCCGCTGTTACAGGCCGAATACCCGTTCAGCGTGGGTGGACAGGGCGGGATGGAATCGACGGGAGTGGTACAGGCGGTATGGCTGAAGTTTCTGTTCTCGTAAAGGGTGCTGCCCAGCAACCTCCATCCGGTGCTGGTGAGACGATAGCAGTACTCCACTCCGTTTTCCAGTCCTTCGTCTATATAGAGATCCTCTGTGGTAAACCCTATGGAATCATAGCTTCCGCTACCCTGGTTCAGGCGATAGATGGTATAATCATAATTGATCCAGGGCACATTCTTCCGCATCCGGATCACAATCCGGTTGTCTTCTCCCCTCAAATCCGGATAGAGCGAGGAGGCCGACTCTGCTTCCCCGATCCTGAACCTGTTTCCCGGTTCGTTGTTGTATAACTCCACCTTATAGGACCAGGGGAAGAGCTCTGTATTCACCGCCTCGTCGAGCCAGGTGGTGTCATTCAGGTCCGCTGTGGTAAAAGAACCCACCTGGGCCATGTTTTTTCCCAGCAGGTCATCGGAGCGGTATATCAGATACTCATAAGGACCGTTGGCAGGTATGGTATCGAGTCCTTCAGGCCGGGTCCAGGCCACCCGGATGGTTCCGCTGGCGGAGTGTTCTGTGACACTGACCTCCATCATGGAGGGGCTTCCCTCCACAAGCGGGGTACAGTTTTCCGGCGAGGGAAAGCTAAGGGCACCATCGGGGTAAACGGAAACGATCATATAGCAGTACTCATTTCCCTGAGGCAGCCCGCTGCCCTTATTATCATCCACGAACAGGGTGTCCAGCCTGCTTTCAGTTACAGCGATCAGTGAATAACCCGTTTCAGAAGGAACGCCTCCCGTGCAGCTGTCAGGCACATAGGCTGCCGGTCCCGACTTCCGGTAGATCTGGTAGCCGGTAACGGGCAGACAGGTGTCGGCCGGCCAGATGAGGGTTACACTGTTACTGCCGGGGATCAGGGAGGGCATGTCGGGCGACGGCCCCAGAACCTTGATGTTCATATTGCGAATATCCACCAGGGGGGTTTCCGGGTGACTGTCCTCGGCTTTGAAGACCACGGTGTAGTATTGCTCCCTGACATGGGAAGGATCTGTATGCCACTCGAAGAGAGCCTGACTGTATCCAATGGTGGAAGAGGCCTGGTCGACCGTGTAGGTGGCCGGATTCACATCCACCACGAAAGGTCCGCCGGTGGCTAATTGCTGTATGGAATTGTTGTTTTCGTCCGTGGCCACTATTTCCACTGAAAGCACGCTTCCTGCCTCTATGCAATAATCCCCCGGGTCAGTCTGCACGGGAGCGCGATTATCGGTATTATAGACTTCGATCTGCATATCTCTGACTATATTACCAATCTTCACACCCTCCCGCCACTCTTCCACATCAATGGCGATATTGAACCAGCCTGAATCGGAG
This sequence is a window from Bacteroidales bacterium. Protein-coding genes within it:
- a CDS encoding gliding motility-associated C-terminal domain-containing protein encodes the protein MKRLTFPILFLVCMALPLHATHNRAGEITLTQLDDLTYQIQITTFTYTLSQADRDDLGVQWGDNTFSYAQRVEITRLPYFYQKNVYITQHTFPGPGVYEIVVQDPNRNADVKNIPNSVNVIFSIKTTILISPDLGNNSTPVLLNPPIDRAAFGQIFIHNPAAYDPDGDSLSYKLTICTEQDGRPIEGYTLPPASDTLFIDPFTGDLTWITPSDSGWFNIAIDVEEWREGVKIGNIVRDMQIEVYNTDNRAPVQTDPGDYCIEAGSVLSVEIVATDENNNSIQQLATGGPFVVDVNPATYTVDQASSTIGYSQALFEWHTDPSHVREQYYTVVFKAEDSHPETPLVDIRNMNIKVLGPSPDMPSLIPGSNSVTLIWPADTCLPVTGYQIYRKSGPAAYVPDSCTGGVPSETGYSLIAVTESRLDTLFVDDNKGSGLPQGNEYCYMIVSVYPDGALSFPSPENCTPLVEGSPSMMEVSVTEHSASGTIRVAWTRPEGLDTIPANGPYEYLIYRSDDLLGKNMAQVGSFTTADLNDTTWLDEAVNTELFPWSYKVELYNNEPGNRFRIGEAESASSLYPDLRGEDNRIVIRMRKNVPWINYDYTIYRLNQGSGSYDSIGFTTEDLYIDEGLENGVEYCYRLTSTGWRLLGSTLYENRNFSHTACTTPVDSIPPCPPTLNGYSACNSGYNHLSWFFTDPSCAEDVVGYRLYYRATFDEAPRMIAEFDDRNDTVYKHYPEIALSGCYNVTAIDSFQNESVLSTSLCLDECSNYVLPNVFSPNGDGINDLYRPQRTSYVEKVEMTIFNRWGIQVFYTEDKDINWDGKINNTDQLVSPGVYYYICDVYEYRLTGIEVYALTGFIYVYSGDANEVFIETK